From the Nitrospirota bacterium genome, one window contains:
- a CDS encoding acylphosphatase codes for MALSRAHLIISGRVQGVFYRSFAEETALSLGLKGWVRNLPDGRVEAVFEGERQDIEKAISLCQKGPPVSKVSDISVKWEEFQAEFRGFSIRYF; via the coding sequence GTGGCATTATCGAGGGCGCATCTAATAATCTCAGGCAGGGTTCAAGGTGTCTTTTACAGGTCATTCGCAGAGGAAACCGCCCTTTCCCTCGGGCTAAAAGGCTGGGTGAGAAACCTGCCCGACGGAAGGGTCGAGGCTGTCTTTGAAGGAGAAAGACAAGACATAGAGAAAGCCATAAGTCTATGCCAAAAGGGACCTCCTGTCTCAAAGGTCAGCGATATATCCGTTAAATGGGAAGAGTTTCAAGCAGAGTTCAGAGGATTCTCAATAAGGTATTTTTGA
- a CDS encoding type II toxin-antitoxin system RelE/ParE family toxin, with protein MYRLAIKERLDKKFKQLQKKDKEILRLIDRKVQDILVDPCRFKPLRKPLQNKRRVHVGGSFVLVYEVNEKENLVTLLDFDHHDNVYEV; from the coding sequence GTGTACAGACTTGCTATTAAAGAGAGGCTGGATAAAAAATTCAAGCAACTTCAGAAAAAAGACAAGGAAATACTACGATTAATTGATAGAAAGGTGCAAGATATCCTTGTTGACCCTTGCCGTTTTAAACCTTTAAGAAAGCCGCTACAAAACAAACGGAGAGTTCATGTAGGCGGGTCATTTGTTCTGGTATACGAAGTCAACGAAAAAGAGAATTTAGTTACGCTGTTGGATTTTGACCATCATGATAATGTGTATGAAGTATAA